A single window of Salvia splendens isolate huo1 chromosome 6, SspV2, whole genome shotgun sequence DNA harbors:
- the LOC121808303 gene encoding 2-hydroxymuconate semialdehyde hydrolase-like: protein MVNLVAAQKPLMHWLMKMAGVVPHTVQIEAGTVMNIWIPRETLQQKPVVVLVHGFAGEGIVTWQFQVGSLTKKYSVYVPDLLFFGGSYTDSPDRSPTFQAQCLLKGLKKLGVERCTVVGFSYGGMVAFKMAELHPEMVDAMVISGSTLAMTDSISNATLDDLGFSSSSELLLPTSVKGCKALLKVAAYKNLWFPDRLHRDFLEVMFSNRKERAELLEGLVVSTKETSIPSFSQRIHLLWGEEDQIFKLELAQNMKEQLGDKTTFEGIKKAGHLVHLERPCLYNTCLNKFLDSHQQPTK, encoded by the exons ATGGTGAACTTAGTAGCAGCGCAGAAGCCACTGATGCATTGGCTGATGAAGATGGCCGGTGTGGTCCCTCACACCGTCCAAATCGAGGCAGGCACTGTTATGAACATTTGGATTCCTCGTGAGACCCTCCAGCAAAAACCCGTGGTAGTGCTCGTCCATGGCTTCGCCGGTGAGGGCATCGTCACCTGGCAGTTTCAG GTGGGATCTCTAACGAAGAAGTACTCGGTGTACGTGCCCGACCTCCTCTTCTTTGGCGGGTCCTACACGGACAGCCCCGACAGATCGCCCACGTTCCAGGCCCAGTGCTTACTGAAGGGGCTGAAGAAGTTGGGTGTGGAGAGGTGCACGGTGGTGGGATTCAGCTACGGCGGCATGGTGGCCTTCAAGATGGCGGAGCTCCACCCCGAGATGGTTGATGCTATGGTCATCTCAGGCTCCACACTTGCGATGACGGATTCCATAAGCAACGCCACGCTCGATGACCTCGGCTTCTCGTCCTCCTCTGAGCTTCTGCTGCCAACCTCCGTCAAGGGCTGCAAGGCGCTCCTCAAAGTCGCCGCCTACAAGAACCTCTGGTTCCCCGATCGCCTCCACAGAGACTTCCTTGAG GTGATGTTTAGCAACAGAAAGGAAAGGGCTGAGCTGCTTGAAGGCCTTGTGGTTAGCACTAAAGAAACAAGCATCCCGAGTTTTTCCCAG AGAATACATCTGCTATGGGGAGAGGAAGATCAAATATTTAAGCTGGAACTGGCGCAAAACATGAAAGA GCAACTAGGAGATAAGACCACATTTGAAGGCATAAAGAAAGCAGGTCACTTGGTTCACTTGGAACGACCCTGCCTCTACAATACTTGTCTCAACAAATTTCTTGATTCACATCAACAACCTACCAAATAA
- the LOC121808302 gene encoding protein CLMP1-like — protein sequence MGKSGGRKKKAAAQNKVSGDENHSPPVVNGGVKLDSSVLLKRAHELKEEGNRRFQAKDFVGALLQYENALQLTPKTHPDRAVFHSNRAACLMQMKPIDYETVVSECNLALQVQPNFVRALLRRARAFEAIGKYEAAMRDVQSLLVADPNNVDAVEIAGRLRMVLGHRQEAQQDLQSRPSPAALGASAIRGAPITGLGPCLSARPVPKKPVPSANVPSNKSEKLYPVPPIENGTESKNHLPKVVLKPSTGSSRSNPNAGKDNNLKEQLPSRSIFTSVNQQSAEPVIQYRPLKLVYDHDIRLAQMPVNCSLKVLREIVGKRFPMSKAVLIKYKDSDGDLVTVTCSAELRLAELTVDNLIPKDPDTEKGDAPAMLKLHIVEVSLEQEPPLLEEEENVSAKGDGNVSQSSAAESVGEAVDSVINSTEKVAQKDKTGGTEDPECKEVEMDDWLFEFAQLFRTHVGIDPDAHIDLHELGMELCSEALEETVTSDEAQSLFDKAALKFQEVVALAFFNWGNVHMCAARKRMPIDESADKETMNEQLQNAYNWVKDKYTLAKEKYEEALLIKPDFYEGLLALGQQQFEMAKLHWSFVLAKKEDMSKWDPTETIGLFDSAEEKMKTATAMWEKMEEQRANELKDPSANKKDELLKRKKKQGSGAQGDSGVGEISPEEAAEQAAVMRSQIHLFWGNMLFERSQIECKLNLPGWDKNLDVAVGRFKLAGASEADIATVVKNHCSNEEAADGNEKKTEEGVPAGVINKADD from the coding sequence ATGGGAAAGTCTGGGGGTAGGAAGAAGAAGGCCGCTGCCCAAAACAAAGTTAGCGGTGATGAAAATCACTCGCCGCCTGTTGTTAATGGTGGTGTTAAGTTGGATTCTTCGGTTCTCTTGAAGAGAGCTCATGAGCTCAAGGAAGAAGGTAACCGTAGGTTTCAGGCTAAAGATTTTGTAGGTGCTCTTCTGCAGTATGAAAATGCCCTTCAGCTCACCCCCAAAACCCATCCAGATCGAGCCGTATTCCACAGCAATAGGGCTGCGTGTTTGATGCAAATGAAGCCGATTGATTACGAGACTGTTGTATCCGAGTGCAATCTAGCGCTTCAGGTGCAGCCCAATTTTGTGCGGGCCCTTCTTAGGAGGGCTCGTGCGTTTGAGGCGATAGGGAAGTATGAAGCGGCTATGCGAGATGTGCAGTCATTGTTGGTTGCTGATCCTAATAATGTGGATGCGGTGGAGATTGCTGGACGGTTGAGGATGGTGCTTGGCCATCGGCAGGAGGCTCAGCAGGACCTTCAGAGCAGGCCATCTCCAGCAGCACTAGGTGCCTCTGCAATCCGTGGGGCGCCAATTACTGGTCTTGGACCGTGTTTGTCAGCTAGACCTGTACCGAAGAAACCGGTGCCTTCAGCAAATGTGCCATCTAATAAGTCGGAGAAGTTGTATCCTGTGCCTCCGATTGAGAATGGAACTGAGAGCAAGAACCATTTGCCTAAGGTTGTCTTGAAGCCTTCAACTGGCTCTTCAAGATCCAACCCGAATGCTGGCAAGGATAATAACCTTAAGGAACAGTTGCCTTCTAGGTCAATCTTCACCTCAGTTAATCAGCAGTCTGCAGAGCCTGTGATACAGTATCGGCCGCTGAAGCTTGTTTATGACCATGACATAAGGCTTGCACAAATGCCTGTTAATTGCAGTCTAAAAGTTTTGAGGGAAATTGTTGGTAAGCGTTTTCCAATGTCAAAAGCTGTGCTGATTAAGTACAAGGACAGTGATGGGGACTTGGTGACTGTAACATGTTCAGCTGAGCTTAGACTGGCAGAGTTAACAGTTGACAATTTGATTCCAAAAGATCCTGATACTGAAAAGGGGGACGCCCCTGCCATGTTGAAGTTGCATATTGTTGAAGTGAGTCTGGAGCAGGAGCCGCCTTTACTGGAAGAGGAGGAGAATGTCTCGGCTAAAGGAGATGGGAATGTGTCGCAATCTTCTGCTGCAGAATCTGTTGGAGAAGCTGTGGACTCTGTGATTAACAGTACTGAGAAAGTTGCTCAGAAGGATAAGACCGGAGGAACAGAGGATCCCGAGTGTAAGGAAGTGGAGATGGATGATTGGCTATTTGAGTTTGCACAGCTGTTCCGGACCCATGTTGGGATTGACCCTGATGCTCATATTGATCTTCATGAGCTTGGGATGGAGTTGTGCTCCGAAGCCCTTGAGGAAACAGTGACAAGTGATGAGGCTCAAAGCCTTTTCGACAAGGCTGCCCTCAAGTTCCAGGAGGTGGTTGCTCTAGCTTTCTTCAACTGGGGAAATGTTCATATGTGTGCAGCAAGGAAAAGAATGCCTATTGATGAATCGGCTGATAAGGAAACGATGAATGAACAGCTTCAAAATGCTTACAATTGGGTGAAAGACAAGTATACACTAGCCAAAGAGAAGTACGAAGAGGCTCTACTGATCAAACCAGACTTCTACGAAGGATTGTTAGCTCTGGGCCAGCAACAATTTGAAATGGCTAAACTTCATTGGTCATTTGTATTAGCAAAGAAAGAGGATATGTCGAAATGGGATCCAACCGAGACCATTGGTCTCTTTGACAGCGCAGAAGAAAAGATGAAAACGGCAACTGCAATGTGGGAGAAGATGGAGGAGCAGAGAGCTAATGAGTTGAAAGATCCCAGTGCAAACAAGAAGGATGAACTattgaaaagaaagaagaaacagGGTAGTGGTGCACAAGGTGATTCAGGTGTAGGGGAAATTTCACCCGAGGAAGCAGCAGAGCAAGCTGCTGTTATGAGATCACAAATTCACTTATTTTGGGGCAATATGCTTTTCGAAAGATCTCAAATCGAATGTAAACTCAACTTACCTGGATGGGACAAGAATCTGGACGTTGCTGTGGGGCGATTCAAACTTGCTGGCGCTTCTGAAGCCGACATAGCAACAGTTGTGAAAAATCACTGCTCCAACGAAGAGGCTGCTGATGGGAATGAGAAAAAGACCGAGGAGGGTGTGCCTGCCGGTGTGATTAACAAAGCAGATGACTGA